In one Cervus elaphus chromosome 9, mCerEla1.1, whole genome shotgun sequence genomic region, the following are encoded:
- the LOC122699450 gene encoding olfactory receptor 7G2-like — METQNQTDVAGFLLLGLSEDPEQQPLLFGLFLTMYLVTVLGNLLIMLAIGSDSQLQTPMYFFLSNLSFTDLCFSTTTVPKMLVNIERQSKSISYPGCLTQVCFVLLFAGLENFLLAAMAYDRYVAICHPLRYAVIMSPCLCGLLIVLSLVISSADALLHTLMVLRLSFCTELEIPHFFCELDQVIKLACSDTLINNILVYLVTSILGGVPLLGIIFSYTQIVSSILRMPSAGGKYKAFSTCGSHLSVVSLFYGTAFGVYISSALTHSSKETAVASLMYTVVPPLLNPFIYSLRNRDMKQALWKLI; from the coding sequence ATGGAAACCCAAAACCAGACAGATGTAGCAGGATTTCTCCTCCTTGGTCTCTCAGAAGATCCAGAGCAGCAGCCCCTCCTCTTCGGTCTGTTCCTGACCATGTACCTGGTCACTGTGCTTGGCAACCTGCTCATCATGCTGGCCATCGGTTCTGACTCCCAGCTCCaaacccccatgtacttcttcctctccaatcTGTCCTTCACGGACCTCTGTTTCAGCACCACCACAGTCCCCAAGATGCTTGTGAACATTGAAAGACAGAGCAAATCCATCAGTTACCCAGGCTGCCTCACTCaggtttgttttgtcttgttattTGCAGGCTTGGAAAACTTTCTCCTTGCAgcgatggcctatgaccgctatgtggccatctgccatCCACTGAGGTACGCTGTCATCATGAGCCCCTGCCTCTGTGGCCTGTTGATTGTACTCTCCCTGGTCATTAGCAGCGCAGATGCCCTGCTCCACACTCTGATGGTATTACGACTGTCTTTCTGCACAGAGCTGGAAATCCCCCATTTCTTCTGTGAACTGGATCAGGTCATCAAGCTGGCATGTTCTGATACCCTCATCAATAACATCCTGGTATATTTAGTGACTAGCATATTGGGTGGTGTTCCTCTCCTTGGCATTATCTTCTCTTACACTCAAATTGTCTCCTCTATTCTGAGAATGCCCTCAGCTGGTGGGAAATATAAAGCCTTTTCCACCTGTGGATCTCATCTCTCTGTGGTTTCCTTATTTTATGGGACAGCTTTTGGAGTGTACATTAGTTCTGCACTTACACACTCTTCCAAAGAGACAGCAGTAGCCTCTTtgatgtacactgtggtcccTCCATTGTTGAACCCCTttatctacagcctgaggaacagaGACATGAAGCAAGCCTTGTGGAAACTTATCTGA
- the LOC122699451 gene encoding olfactory receptor 7G1-like has product MGPRNKTGVSEFLLMEVTKDLELQPLHFILFLSIYLVTTLGNLLIVMAVTSDSHLHTPMYFFLYNLSFTDICLSTTTIPKMLVNIQTQSQSITYTGCLTQLCSVLVFASLESFLLAIMAYDRYVAICHPLRYMAIMNFRFCGRLILSSLFISIVDALLHSLMVLQLTFCTDLEIPLFFCEVVQVIKLACSDTLINNILIYLATSIFGGVPVCGIIFSYTQIVSSVLRMPSAGGKYKAFSTCGSHLSVVSLFYGTGLGVYIISALINSSRQTAVASVIYTVVPQMMNPFIYSLRNRDMKEALRKLISKIPLPFEDCVI; this is encoded by the coding sequence ATGGGACCCAGAAACAAAACAGGAGTTTCGGAATTCCTTCTTATGGAAGTGACAAAGGATCTGGAACTGCAGCCACTCCATTTCATTCTGTTCTTGTCCATTTACCTGGTAACCACTCTGGGAAACCTGCTCATCGTCATGGCTGTCACCTctgactcccacctccacacccccatgtacttctttctctACAACCTGTCCTTTACTGACATTTGTTTAAGCACAACCACGATCCCAAAGATGCTGGTGAACATCCAAACACAGAGTCAGAGCATCACTTATACAGGCTGCCTCACCCAGCTCTGCTCTGTGCTGGTGTTTGCTAGTTTGGAAAGTTTTCTCCTTGCAATAATGGCCTATGACCGATATGTAGCCATTTGTCACCCACTGAGATACATGGCCATCATGAACTTTCGCTTTTGTGGCCGGCTGATTCTATCCTCCTTGTTTATTAGCATCGTGGATGCCCTGCTCCACAGTCTGATGGTGTTGCAGCTGACGTTTTGCACAGACCTGGAAATCCCTCTCTTCTTCTGTGAAGTTGTTCAGGTCATCAAGCTTGCATGCTCTGATACCCTCATCAACAATATCCTGATATATTTGGCAACTAGCATATTTGGTGGTGTTCCTGTGTGTGGAATCATATTCTCCTATACTCAAATTGTCTCCTCAGTTTTGAGAATGCCATCAGCGGGTGGAAAGTATAAAGCTTTTTCCACCTGTGGGTCTCACCTCTCTGTTGTGTCCTTATTCTATGGCACAGGCTTGGGGGTGTACATTATTTCTGCCCTTATCAATTCTTCCAGGCAGACTGCAGTGGCTTCAGTGATTTATACAGTAGTCCCTCAAATGATGAACCCCTTCATCTATAGTTTGAGGAACAGGGACATGAAGGAAGCTTTGAGAAAACTCATCAGTAAGATACCACTGCCTTTTGAGGACTGTGTTATTTAA
- the LOC122699448 gene encoding olfactory receptor 7G1-like: protein MGPRNKTGILEFLLMEVTEDPELQPLHFILFLFIYLVTILGNLLIILAVISDSHLHTPMYFFLYNLSFTDICLSTTTIPKMLVDIQTQSQSITYTGCLTQLCFILIFVGLENSLLAVMAYDRYVAIRHPLRYMTIMNFSLCGRLILFCLFISIVDALIHSLMVLQLTFCTDLEIPLFFCEVVQVIKLACSDTLINNILIYLATGLFGGIPVCGIIFSYIQIVSSVLRMPSASGKYKAFSTCGSHLSVVSLFYGTGFGVYISSALTNSSRNTAVLSMMYTVVPQIMNPFIYSLRNKDMKGALKKLVVRTPSLL from the coding sequence ATGGGACCCAGAAACAAAACGGGAATTTTAGAATTCCTTCTTATGGAAGTGACAGAAGATCCGGAACTGCAGCCACTCCACTTCATTCTGTTCCTGTTCATATACCTAGTCACCATTCTGggaaacctgctcatcatcctggcTGTCATCTctgactcccacctccacacccccatgtacttctttctctACAACTTGTCCTTTACTGACATTTGTTTAAGCACAACCACGATCCCAAAGATGCTAGTGGACATCCAAACACAGAGTCAGAGCATCACTTATACAGGCTGCCTCACCCAGCTCTGCTTCATCCTCATCTTTGTTGGTTTGGAAAATAGTCTTCTTGCAGTAATGGCCTATGACCGGTATGTGGCCATTCGTCACCCACTGAGGTACATGACCATCATGAACTTCTCCCTCTGTGGCCGACTGATTCTATTCTGCTTGTTTATTAGCATTGTGGATGCCCTGATCCACAGTCTGATGGTGTTGCAGCTGACCTTTTGCACAGACCTGGAAATCCCCCTCTTCTTCTGTGAAGTTGTTCAGGTCATCAAGCTTGCATGTTCTGATACCCTGATTAACAATATCCTGATTTATTTGGCAACTGGCCTTTTTGGGGGTATTCCTGTGTGTGGAATCATTTTCTCTTATATTCAGATAGTGTCCTCTGTCTTGAGAATGCCATCAGCAAGTGGAAAGTATAAGGCTTTTTCCACCTGTGGGTCTCacctctcagttgtgtccttaTTCTATGGGACAGGTTTTGGAGTGTACATTAGTTCTGCTCTTACTAACTCTTCCAGAAACACTGCTGTGCTTTCAATGATGTACACTGTTGTTCCTCAAATAATGAACCCCTTCATTtacagcctgaggaacaaggacatgaaaggagccttgaagaAACTCGTCGTTAGGACTCCTTCTCTTCTGTGA
- the LOC122699452 gene encoding olfactory receptor 7G1-like, with amino-acid sequence MGPRNKTGVSEFLLMEVTKDLELQPLHFILFLSIYLVTTLGNLLIVMAVTSDSHLHTPMYFFLYNLSFTDICLSTTTIPKMLVNIQTQSQSITYTGCLTQLCSVLVFASLESFLFAIMAYDRYVAICHPLRYMAIMNFRFCGRLILSSLFISIVDALLHSLMVLQLTFCTDLEIPLFFCEVVQVIKLACSDTLINNILIYLATSIFGGVPVCGIIFSYTQIVSSVLRMPSAGGKYKAFSTCGSHLSVVSLFYGTGLGVYISSALISSSRQTAVASVIYTVVPQMMNPFIYSLRNRDMKEALRKLISKIPLPFEDCVI; translated from the coding sequence ATGGGACCCAGAAACAAAACAGGAGTTTCGGAATTCCTTCTTATGGAAGTGACAAAGGATCTGGAACTGCAGCCACTCCATTTCATTCTGTTCTTGTCCATTTACCTGGTAACCACTCTGGGAAACCTGCTCATCGTCATGGCTGTCACCTctgactcccacctccacacccccatgtacttctttctctACAACCTGTCCTTTACTGACATTTGTTTAAGCACAACCACGATCCCAAAGATGCTGGTGAACATCCAAACACAGAGTCAGAGCATCACTTATACAGGCTGCCTCACCCAGCTCTGCTCTGTGCTGGTGTTTGCTAGTTTGGAAAGTTTTCTCTTTGCAATAATGGCCTATGACCGATATGTAGCCATTTGTCACCCACTGAGATACATGGCCATCATGAACTTTCGCTTTTGTGGCCGGCTGATTCTATCCTCCTTGTTTATTAGCATCGTGGATGCCCTGCTCCACAGTCTGATGGTGTTGCAGCTGACGTTTTGCACAGACCTGGAAATCCCTCTCTTCTTCTGTGAAGTTGTTCAGGTCATCAAGCTTGCATGCTCTGATACCCTCATCAACAATATCCTGATATATTTGGCAACTAGCATATTTGGTGGTGTTCCTGTGTGTGGAATCATATTCTCCTATACTCAAATTGTCTCCTCAGTTTTGAGAATGCCATCAGCGGGTGGAAAGTATAAAGCTTTTTCCACCTGTGGGTCTCACCTCTCTGTTGTGTCCTTATTCTATGGCACAGGCTTGGGGGTGTACATTAGTTCTGCCCTTATCAGTTCTTCCAGGCAGACTGCAGTGGCTTCAGTGATTTATACAGTAGTCCCTCAAATGATGAACCCCTTCATCTATAGTTTGAGGAACAGGGACATGAAGGAAGCTTTGAGAAAACTCATCAGTAAGATACCACTGCCTTTTGAGGACTGTGTTATTTAA